In Siphonobacter curvatus, the genomic window ACGAGTTTCGATAAATAACTCCCGGGTCCACAGATTCGTCAAGGTTGCTACACCGGTTTCCGAAGCAGGGAGCCAAATGGGAAACAAAAACGCCAGGGACTGCTGCCGAATCCCAACCGTTTGGGTGAAGTTCGGCCCCAAATCCTGCTGGCCTGCCAATACGGTTTCTCCCCAATAATACGCTTGCCGGAACCGACTGAATCGATTGGTGATTTTCAGAAAAGGATCATCGCCGCTTTCATCCAGGCGTAAGCCCACTTGTTCCAGGTCGTAGGTATGCCGAAGCGTTACTAACGTCAGGGGGGCTCGTTTGGGAATGAAGCGAATTTCACCCCCCCGTTTCCAAACCTGATCCCGGGTACCATAGGCCGCATAGGCTGATAATTGCCAGGTTTTGCTAAAGCTGGCGTTAGTCTGCAGACCCCAGCGGAGGCGGTGACCTTCCACGCGGTTATACGCCCAGGCCGAAAATACGGAGCCCGTTTCCAGCCCTTTCACGACCGGCAAATAACCGCCATTGAGTACCAATTCAGCCGCTTGCGTTGCTTTCTTAACCAGGGGAACGTTTCGAACCGTATCGATCAGATGACGACTTTTCTCCAATTCCTGGGAAGGCATCCGCTCGCGGTGCTCTTGCCAAAACGCGTCGCTGGCCTGCTGACGATCCGCTGCCAGCTCCACGTTGGTCGAAAAGAAGCGTACATTTCGGGGTTCTTCTGCTGTAAAGTGATGCAAGGACGTCGCATACTCTACCCTTGCTCCAAAGGTATGTTTCACCACCTCGCTGGCCTGAATCGTCAACTGGGTAAGGCTAGGAATCCAGACTTGAGCTGGACTCAGCTCATAGGTAATCGACAGATCAATGCCTTTAATAAAGTTAATATTGGCCTCGGCTCCCAGGCGAGCGTCGATCCCCGCCAGGGCGTAGGTGAGGGTATCAATGAATAGACGGCCCCGGAAGACCAGATCATGCTCCTGTTTAGGATCGAATTCCAGGGTGTAACACGTACGGCCTTCGATCTGCGTGGTATCCGCCAGGAAGTAGGTATACGCCTGGCGTCCGTGTGAAGCCAGCGGAGAAACAAAGGCCTTCCGAAACAGACTTACCTCATTTTCGTAGAAATTAATCGTATTGAACCCGGCTCCGGTAAACATCGCGATGAAGCTGTCATCGGTAATACCTACACTACTGATGTTCGTTTTAAGAATTTCCTCCTTGCTCAACTGCGGATGTCGACGGGCGTACACCCGCGAGACCGTCTCCGAAGCAAAGACCGGAAGGTTTTCCCGACTCTCCTTCGGTACGGCCTGTAAAATAGTCCGCACGGGTTTGAGCTGTTGAAAACGTTCGTCCATCTGGGTAATACCTACCGAAAGCTGGCTATAGGCCTCGTACGTGTAGCCCGAAAGCTGGCGGAAGTCATTGGTGGTACGGCGGGCGTGTACTTCTTTGAGAATACGAAACGCCGGATTTTCACCCGCCCGAATCACGACCTCGCTGAGCGTAGCTGTTGCGGGCAGCAGAGCCACCGAAAGGGAAGCGCCCGTAACGGCGACGCGAGTAGTTTGGTAACCTACGGCAGAAATCAGCAGCGAATCCAGGGGCTGATGGCTGCGAAGCTGGTACCGACCCTCTTCGTTGGCGACCGTACCACTGGGTTTACCAAGTACGCCTACCGAAGCAAAAGGAATGGCCTGACCCGTTTTCTGATCGGTAATTTGTCCGGAAACCTCTTGGATTGAGACTTGGCCGTGTAGCGGAACACTCAGCAGGAAGCCGAGTACCCAGAGCATCCAGGCCGGAAAAGTAAGGGTAGGTAAAGTGTTCATGGCGTATAAAAGGGATCGAAGGGAAGGTGAAAAACCGCTCGGTTCGACATCGCTCCTAGGACAACTTTACCCTTGTGATCCCCCACGGAGTACAAAAAAATAAAGGTTGCTTGCCTACAATCGACGTAAAATAAAGGGGTTTGTGAGTGTGAATTTGGCTGATACTGAAGCGATTGAAGAAAGTGGGGCGGCTGAATTGCCGGAAAAGGTGCCTCAGTCGTTAGAAAAGGGGACTCAACTGTTTACGCATTTTTGAGTTATTGCAAGAGCCGATTTTCGGCTAGAAACGTTGTGTTACACAAGAAATAAAACCAGTCGATTAACCATAAACTATGCCATGGCTGAATGGATTGAATGGAAAGTAACCGGCATACGCCCAGAAACGGCCGATTGTAAAACGTATGTGCTCGAACCGGTCGATGGCTTGCCAGTACCGTATCAGGCGGGCCAGTTTCTGACGCTATTGTTGCAGCACGAAGGACACGAGCTACGGCGTTCGTATTCCATCAGCTCCACGCCGGAAGTAGATACAAGCGTTAGCCTGACGTTGAAGCGGGTGGTGAACGGTGAAGTGTCCCGCTGGCTTTTACAAAACCTGCAAGTGGGCGATACGCTACGAAGCCTGCCTCCGGCCGGCCGGTTCACCTTGGATTCGCAAGTGGAAACGGATCTGTTCTTTGTAGCGGCGGGTAGCGGCATTACGCCCATTTATTCATTGATCAAAGCGGCCTTGTATCAGCAGCCGCAGCGGCGAATCGTACTTTTTTACAGTAATACGAGTCAAGGCAGTACGATTTTCAAAGACGAGCTGGATGCACTCACGCAGCAATTCCCGGAGCGACTGACCATTGAATATCTGTATAGCAATCCGCCCGCGGATGAACTACCCCGCCGCCTCAACAATACCCTTTTTGAAAAATTGCTGGCCCGGCATTTGGGGGCTGGTCGACCCGCTTTCTACCTCTGTGGTCCGGAAGATTTCATGCGACTCGTACGGATTGTACTGCTATTTCTGGGTTTCCCAGCCGAATCGATTCGTAAGGAAAACTTTGTCATTCCTCCTCAGACGCCCGCCATTCCCGAGGGCTTTGGTGTGGCGAGTCAGGTGGAAATTGACTACCAGAATCAACGGTATACGCTTGAGGTTCCGGCTGGAACGTATCTGCTGACGGCGGCTCTCAAAGCGGGAATTGCACTGCCGTATAGTTGCCGGGGTGGGCGTTGTAGTACCTGCGTGGCCCAGTGTCTGGAAGGTCGGGTGAAAATGACCATCAACGATGTACTGACCGAACGGGAGCTAGCCCAAGGCGAAATTTTAACTTGTACGGCTTTAGCGGAAACCAGTCGTATTTTAATTAAAGTAGGTTAGATACGATTATTTATTGTTAAGTGGGTATCAGTATAGTTGGAATGTGGGCGTCACTGCTTTGATTTGCAAGTTCATTGCTAACCAACATTTCAACAGTACTATGAAAAGACCTCTTCTTCGGCTGTGGGCTGCCGGGTGGCTTGTGGCCGGACTAAACGCGGCGGCTTTCGCTCAGTTTGGTACGGTTCCCCAGACCCTTTCACTGACCGATATGAGTGCGTTTCGTCCTACGAAAGCCGGCAATTGGAAAATTGTCGGTGAGGTAGCGGCCGATTTGCAGCAAAAAGAAGTACTTACCACCAAAGCCGGTTCGGGCGTGCTGGTTAACCAGCCCGATGCCAACAACCGGGCCAACCTGCTGACTACGTTCGAACACGGAGATGCTGATCTGGAGTTTGACTTCATGATGGCTTCGCATTCAAATTCCGGATTCTACCTGCAGGGCCGGTACGAAATTCAATTGCTCGACAGCTGGGGCGTGAAAGCTCCTTCAGACAGCGACGTGGGCGGAATTTACAAACGCCGCGAATTGCCTTCGGGACGTATGTACGAAGGACACGCTCCGCGGATCAATGCCGGTAAGGCTCCCGGTCTGTGGCAACACATGGAAATCTCATTCCAGGCTCCTCGTTTTGATGCTTCCGGTAAGAAAATTGCCAACGCCAAAGTGTTGAAAATTTCGCTGAACGGCATCACTATTCAGGAAAACGTGGAGCTTTCCGGACCGACGGGCGGCCCGATCTCGGAAGAAGAAGCTGCCAAAGGACCCATCATGATTCAGGGGGATCACGGGGCGATTGCCTTCCGTAACCTTCGTTACCGCAGCTACGGTGACGAAAAACTGCAATTGACGGGTACGCAGTTCAAAGCCTACGAACCTTCCAACAACGATTCTTTTGCCCAGATTCCGGATTTCACTAAACTCAAATCGACCAGTACGGGTACGCCTTCGCAGGTAAACTGGGACGTCACCAATCAGACCAATAACTTTGGCCTGCTCTACACGGGTAAGCTTACGGTTCCTACGGCGGGTGAATACAAATTCTTCCTTTCCGCGGGGGGGACGGCTCGTTTGAAAGTCAACAATCAGGTCGTTGTTAAAGAAGGATTTCTGCAACCCGGTCAGTACAACGCTGGAACGATTAAACTGCCCGCTGGTACGGCGAACGTAGAAATTGCCTACGTCAAACGCGACGAATGGGTACGCCCCGGCTTAGCCCTCGAAGTGGAAGGTCCCGGTGTGCGGCATACGAGCCTGACGGCTCCTGCCTCCCTGCTGACCAATCCATCGACGGACCCCATCTTGATTGATGCTCGTGAAAACACGATTACCCGTAGCTTCATGGACATTTATCCCGATGGCAAACGCAAGCGGATTGTACACGCCGTACAGGTGGGTTCTGCCGATGGTCTGCATTACACCTTTGATCTCGACAATGGAGCGTTGGTACAGGCCTGGAAAGGCGATTTCCTGGATGCTACGCCCATGTGGCACGACCGGGGGGACGGTTCCTCGCGGCCCCGTGGCGTACTGGCTTCTTTCAATGATTTTCCTGATTTCGCCGTGTTAAGTTCTTCTTCCAAAGCCTGGACGGAAAATATGCCCGAAGAAGGCGGTACCTACAAACCGTTGGGTTACGACGTAGATGAAGCGGGACTGCCGACCTTCAACTATACCTATTTCGGTAGCGAAGTCTCGGATAAAATCCGTCCGGTGGAAGGTAATAAATACCTGGTTCGCGAAATCACGGTGAAAAATCCGACGGCCAATCTGTACCACCTCGTAGCTACGGGTAGCGACATCGTAGAGGTACAGCCCGGTTTGTATGCCATTGACGGCAAGTCGTATTACGTCCGCGTGACGGGTGCAACCTTACGCAAATCCGGCAACCGTCAGGAGTTGTTGATGCCCGTGAGTACCAACGCGATCAAATACGAAATTCTGTTTTAATAAGATCCGTAGCTGACTAGCTAAGCAGCTACTTTACAAGCATATACGCATGAAACGGATTCTTCATACAACGCTTCTCGGACTGGGCCTGACTACGGCGGCCCTGGCTCAGGACAGTTCTCCGGCCGAAAGCGATCTCTACAAAATTGTCAAAGTAAGTACGCCCGAAGGCATTGTGCTCGAAATCGGTGGCGTCACCAGTATGCCCAACGGCGATGTGGCAGTATCCACGCGTCGGGGAGATGTATGGGTGATTGAAAACCCCAGCAGCCCGCGACCTTTCTTCCGCAAGTTTGCCAGCGGTCTGCACGAAATCCTGGGTTTGGTTTACAAGGATGGTTCGTTCTACTGTGCTCAACGCGGTGAATTGACCCGACTGACCGATACCAACGGGGACGGAAAAGCCGACAAGTACCAGACGGTATACGCCTGGCCGATTTCTGGTCACTACCATGAGTACAGCTTCGGGCCGAAAGTGGCTCCCGATGGCAGCTTCTTTGTGAGTGCCAACGTGGCCTTCGGGGACGAAGAATGGTGGCGGGGGGAAAGTAAAGTACCCTACCGCGGCTGGATTATGAAAATTTCTCCCGACGGAAAAATGGAGCCCTGGGCAACCGGGATGCGTTCACCGTGCGGATTGGGTATGATCAACGGCGATCTGTTCTATACCGACAACCAAGGTGACTGGATGGGTTCAGGCGGTGTATGGCACGTGAAAAAAGGAGCGTTCGTAGGGCACCCGGCAGGTTTACGCTGGACGTCGCTGCCAAACTCACCCGTGAAACTTTCGCAGGAAGAATTCTACAAGACGTACGACGAACGCCGTCGCCGCGACAACAATGGCCGGGCCATCAAACCCGAAAACGATGCTTCGGAAAAGAACCCGCTGCTGTTGTTTGAAGCCAAAAAGAAGTTCCCCGAAATTCAGTTGCCCGCCGTATGGTTGCCCCACGGCGTACTGGGTATTTCGAACTCGGAGATCATCAGCGATGATACGCAGGGAGCGTTCGGTCCGTTCGCCGGACAAATGCTGATTGGTGATCAGGGACAGTCGAAAATCATGCGGGTGTTCATGGAACAAGTAAACGGCGAATACCAGGGTGCAGCTTTCGACTTCCGTTCCGGCTTCCAGTCGGGTGTACTGCGGATGGCTTTTGGTAAAGATCATTCGCTGTTCGTGGGTGAAACCAATCGGGGCTGGGGTTCCGCCGGGGAAGCTAACGAAGGCTTGCAACGACTCGTATGGACCGGTAAAACACCCTTCGAAATGAAGGCGGTACGGGCCATGCCGGACGGCTTCGAAGTCGAGTTTACGCAACCGATCGACGCGGCCAGTGCCGAAGATCTGGCCAGCTATAAGGTGAAGAGCTTTATCTACAAGTACCACTCCACCTATGGTAGCCCCACGATCAATGAAGTGGAAAATGCGGTAAAAGGCGTGAAAGTATCCAGCGACGGCCTCAAGGCCCGTATCATCGTGGACAACCTGCGTCAGTACTACATCCACCAATTGACGCTCGATGGCATTCGCGAAAAAAGTACCAAGTTCAGTCTGGTACACCCCAATGCTTACTACACGTTGAATAATATCCCGACGGGTGAAAAACTGAGCCTTTCTCAGGCCAGTACGAAAACTTCGGCGGTATCGAGTACGGTGAAGAAACCGACGACAACTAAAGAGACCGTAGCTAAAAACGGCAAAACTGCCGTTGCGAAAGTGCCTTCGTACGAAGAAGTGAAGCCGCTGCTTTCGAAGTATACCTGTCTGGCTTGTCACAACGCTGACAAGCGTCAGGTAGGACCGGCGTACCGGGACGTGGCCAAACGCAATTACTCCAACGAGAAAATTGTGGATCTGATCTATAATCCTAAGCCGCAAAACTGGCCGGGTTACGCGACGGAAATGCCCCCTATGCCGCAGGTACCGAAAGGGGATGCCTTGAAAATCGCAGCCTGGATTAACTCGCTGAAAAATGCTCCGGCAAAAGCGAATCCATAAGTAGGAATATTTTAAAGAACAGCCTACTGTGAAGTGCCCCCAAGAAGTTAGATACTACTTGGGGGTATTTTTATGTCAAAAAAAACGAAGCATAGTTTTGCCGGATCGTAGCCGAATAAGATCAGAGCGTAACGGAAAATCAAGTGAAGATTCATCCTAATTCAACCAGTGACTTTGTTACAATTTAAACCAGTACGATAAGTTTGTAAGGGAGAATATTCTAAAGAATGGATTACCAAAGAGCCAATAAGTACCTTTAATATAAACGGCTTTCATTCAGGAACTTACCTATTAATATTTGAAAACGCCACAGGAGCATTCGCTCATAAGCTAATAATTACTAATAAAGTATGATGAGAAAAGCACTCACTTTTGGACTTTTAATGATTGGAAGTATTTTCCTTTCTTGTGATCGCAAGGACAAATGCTCCTGCCACGGTGCAACCATTGAAACGCTCAAAGATGTACCTATGAGTTTTCACGAAAAAGGCACTAGGGGTTTTTTGTACAAGGCAGGTTCTGGATTAAGTACGTATACCGTATGTGATTCAACCAAACTCATGCCTTTTAAGGGTGTTAAAAATGCAACACGAGAGGATGGAGTTGTTTATATAGACGATTTTAACCTTTTAGTTAGTGGAAAGGTTAAATGTTATGACGGGCCTTGTCCCTTTCAGGGTTGCCCTTTGGGATATCTCGAAATAACGGAAGTAAAAGCCAGATAATGACCCGCTCTTTAAGCACAAGTCAGTAGCTTAAACGATACAAAAAAGGCCGCCCAATCGGGTGGCCTTTTTTGTATCGTTTATTCATTCAGTAGTTCTTCATAAATCCGCCAGTAGTCATTGGCCGTATTCCGCCAGTTAAACTGCTGCGACCATTCCTTGATGAGCTCACTTTCGGACTTGGTATCGATTTGTTCCAGAATCTGGGTAGTTAAATCACTGACTTGTTCAGGGTCGAAGCCGTTGAAATAATGAGCGTAAGGTCCGCCAATTTCGGGTAGGGAAGTAGCATCGGAGAGTACTACGTTCTTGCCAAAATGCATGGCTTCAATAACGGGTAATCCAAAACCCTCCGCCAGCGAGGGGAAG contains:
- a CDS encoding DUF5686 and carboxypeptidase-like regulatory domain-containing protein, producing MNTLPTLTFPAWMLWVLGFLLSVPLHGQVSIQEVSGQITDQKTGQAIPFASVGVLGKPSGTVANEEGRYQLRSHQPLDSLLISAVGYQTTRVAVTGASLSVALLPATATLSEVVIRAGENPAFRILKEVHARRTTNDFRQLSGYTYEAYSQLSVGITQMDERFQQLKPVRTILQAVPKESRENLPVFASETVSRVYARRHPQLSKEEILKTNISSVGITDDSFIAMFTGAGFNTINFYENEVSLFRKAFVSPLASHGRQAYTYFLADTTQIEGRTCYTLEFDPKQEHDLVFRGRLFIDTLTYALAGIDARLGAEANINFIKGIDLSITYELSPAQVWIPSLTQLTIQASEVVKHTFGARVEYATSLHHFTAEEPRNVRFFSTNVELAADRQQASDAFWQEHRERMPSQELEKSRHLIDTVRNVPLVKKATQAAELVLNGGYLPVVKGLETGSVFSAWAYNRVEGHRLRWGLQTNASFSKTWQLSAYAAYGTRDQVWKRGGEIRFIPKRAPLTLVTLRHTYDLEQVGLRLDESGDDPFLKITNRFSRFRQAYYWGETVLAGQQDLGPNFTQTVGIRQQSLAFLFPIWLPASETGVATLTNLWTRELFIETRYAPGRLPNRRVNNRKVRQRPAETAPIVTLRYQYGTTYEPSGASSSYPSTTYHKWQLQLDHAVLWGLGGRTNYTVRAGYTPSTLPYPLLTVHQGNPTPFYNRSAFNLMQYAEFVSDRYVSLAVEHKFEGLFTNRIPLIRYWGWRNFITGKVLYGQLSAANQRLLIQPEGKPGIESLQSLPYVELGYGFENVFRIARIEALHRLTYRDHPNAQRFAIKVSFPLGL
- a CDS encoding family 16 glycoside hydrolase; the encoded protein is MKRPLLRLWAAGWLVAGLNAAAFAQFGTVPQTLSLTDMSAFRPTKAGNWKIVGEVAADLQQKEVLTTKAGSGVLVNQPDANNRANLLTTFEHGDADLEFDFMMASHSNSGFYLQGRYEIQLLDSWGVKAPSDSDVGGIYKRRELPSGRMYEGHAPRINAGKAPGLWQHMEISFQAPRFDASGKKIANAKVLKISLNGITIQENVELSGPTGGPISEEEAAKGPIMIQGDHGAIAFRNLRYRSYGDEKLQLTGTQFKAYEPSNNDSFAQIPDFTKLKSTSTGTPSQVNWDVTNQTNNFGLLYTGKLTVPTAGEYKFFLSAGGTARLKVNNQVVVKEGFLQPGQYNAGTIKLPAGTANVEIAYVKRDEWVRPGLALEVEGPGVRHTSLTAPASLLTNPSTDPILIDARENTITRSFMDIYPDGKRKRIVHAVQVGSADGLHYTFDLDNGALVQAWKGDFLDATPMWHDRGDGSSRPRGVLASFNDFPDFAVLSSSSKAWTENMPEEGGTYKPLGYDVDEAGLPTFNYTYFGSEVSDKIRPVEGNKYLVREITVKNPTANLYHLVATGSDIVEVQPGLYAIDGKSYYVRVTGATLRKSGNRQELLMPVSTNAIKYEILF
- a CDS encoding ferredoxin--NADP reductase; amino-acid sequence: MAEWIEWKVTGIRPETADCKTYVLEPVDGLPVPYQAGQFLTLLLQHEGHELRRSYSISSTPEVDTSVSLTLKRVVNGEVSRWLLQNLQVGDTLRSLPPAGRFTLDSQVETDLFFVAAGSGITPIYSLIKAALYQQPQRRIVLFYSNTSQGSTIFKDELDALTQQFPERLTIEYLYSNPPADELPRRLNNTLFEKLLARHLGAGRPAFYLCGPEDFMRLVRIVLLFLGFPAESIRKENFVIPPQTPAIPEGFGVASQVEIDYQNQRYTLEVPAGTYLLTAALKAGIALPYSCRGGRCSTCVAQCLEGRVKMTINDVLTERELAQGEILTCTALAETSRILIKVG